Proteins found in one Corynebacterium zhongnanshanii genomic segment:
- the glp gene encoding gephyrin-like molybdotransferase Glp, translating to MRTVEEQLAIITAAASTPEPVRIAISDALGLRCAERVEGTQSLPSFNQAAIDGFAVRAVDVRNFLQGLQQGIQAEEEGQPPRAVEEFPVVGDISAGSQRPVRLQPRQAVRVETGAPLPNLADAVLPLDWAESNRRWIRPLHPVNSGEFVHREGSDVQPGDVVVEQGTVIGAAQVGLLAAAGRSKVLVYPKPRMSVMSFGQELVDIDRDAGLGHVYDINSYSLAAAGREAGAEVNRIGVINGEPRKLKDLIEGQLMRSEVVVIAGGVGGAASDRLREVVGELGEMDVSRIAMHPGSVLGFGRLGPDAVPTFLLPSNPSAALVVFEVLVRPLIQLIRGQRQATRRVVQARTIAPIESAPGRRGFIRGQLMRDRDTMEFLVDPLGAVHPGEPTHLLGSHGQANCLIVVPSDAGPIPPGHVVDVMFLSNQS from the coding sequence ATGCGGACTGTTGAAGAGCAGTTAGCAATTATCACTGCTGCGGCGAGCACCCCGGAGCCGGTGCGCATTGCCATTTCTGATGCGCTGGGTCTGCGGTGTGCGGAGCGCGTGGAGGGCACGCAGAGCCTGCCCAGCTTCAACCAGGCTGCCATTGACGGTTTTGCTGTGCGCGCGGTGGATGTGCGCAACTTCCTCCAGGGGCTTCAGCAGGGGATTCAGGCTGAGGAGGAGGGCCAGCCGCCCCGCGCGGTGGAGGAGTTCCCTGTGGTGGGTGATATCTCCGCGGGCTCTCAGCGGCCGGTGCGCCTGCAGCCGCGTCAGGCTGTGCGGGTGGAAACGGGTGCCCCGCTCCCGAACTTGGCTGATGCGGTGCTGCCGCTGGATTGGGCCGAGTCCAATCGGCGGTGGATCCGCCCGCTACACCCGGTGAATAGTGGCGAGTTCGTCCACCGCGAGGGCTCCGATGTGCAGCCCGGCGATGTGGTGGTGGAGCAGGGAACCGTCATTGGCGCTGCTCAGGTGGGTCTGTTGGCCGCTGCCGGCCGCTCCAAGGTACTGGTCTACCCCAAGCCGCGCATGTCTGTGATGTCCTTCGGCCAGGAGCTGGTGGACATCGACCGTGACGCGGGCCTGGGTCATGTTTATGACATCAACTCCTATTCGCTGGCAGCGGCGGGCCGTGAGGCGGGCGCCGAGGTCAACCGCATTGGCGTGATCAACGGCGAGCCGCGGAAGCTGAAGGACCTCATCGAGGGACAGCTCATGCGCTCGGAGGTTGTGGTCATCGCCGGTGGCGTGGGTGGCGCCGCGAGCGACCGCCTGCGGGAGGTCGTGGGCGAGCTGGGTGAGATGGACGTCTCCCGCATCGCGATGCACCCTGGGTCCGTGTTGGGCTTCGGCCGGCTGGGCCCGGACGCGGTGCCCACGTTCCTGCTGCCGTCCAACCCCTCGGCGGCGCTGGTGGTGTTCGAGGTGCTGGTCCGGCCGTTGATCCAGCTGATTCGCGGCCAGAGGCAAGCGACCCGACGGGTGGTTCAGGCTCGGACGATTGCTCCGATTGAATCGGCGCCTGGGCGTCGGGGATTTATTCGGGGCCAGTTGATGCGCGATCGGGACACGATGGAGTTCCTGGTGGACCCGCTGGGCGCGGTACATCCGGGCGAGCCGACGCACCT
- a CDS encoding UTP--glucose-1-phosphate uridylyltransferase, with amino-acid sequence MSDSVRLKTVVVPAAGLGTRFLPATKTVPKELLPVVGTPGIELIAREAAEAGAQRLAVITAPKKAGVMGHFDQDQQLEETLEARGKLDLLEKVQAVNGLIHPQAVVQDKPLGLGHAISLAEEALDEDEDCFAVMLPDDLVLPFGVMDKMLAIREEFGGSVLCAFEVPQEDVSNYGVFDIDEVDGGREDVKCVRGMVEKPAVEDAPSNFVATGRYLLDRQVFDALRRTKPGKGGEIQITDAIELMITEGHPVHILVHHGKRHDLGNPGGYIRACVDFALDDPTYGPSLDKWLRNLLDSRK; translated from the coding sequence ATGAGTGATTCTGTGCGCTTAAAAACCGTTGTTGTTCCTGCGGCCGGCTTGGGAACCCGTTTCCTGCCTGCCACGAAGACGGTGCCGAAGGAGCTCCTGCCAGTGGTGGGAACCCCGGGAATCGAGCTGATCGCCCGGGAGGCTGCGGAGGCTGGTGCACAGCGTCTGGCGGTGATTACCGCCCCGAAGAAGGCCGGCGTGATGGGGCACTTCGACCAAGACCAGCAGCTGGAGGAGACCCTGGAGGCCCGCGGGAAGCTGGACCTGCTGGAGAAGGTGCAGGCCGTCAACGGTCTGATTCACCCACAAGCCGTGGTTCAGGACAAGCCGCTGGGTCTGGGCCACGCGATCAGCCTGGCCGAAGAGGCTCTGGACGAGGATGAGGACTGCTTTGCCGTCATGCTCCCAGATGACTTGGTTCTGCCGTTCGGCGTGATGGACAAGATGCTGGCCATCCGCGAGGAGTTCGGCGGCTCCGTGCTGTGCGCTTTCGAGGTGCCGCAGGAGGATGTCTCCAATTACGGCGTGTTTGACATTGACGAGGTCGACGGCGGCCGCGAGGACGTGAAATGCGTTCGTGGCATGGTGGAGAAGCCGGCCGTGGAGGATGCTCCGTCCAATTTTGTTGCGACGGGTCGTTACTTGTTGGATCGTCAGGTATTCGACGCCCTGCGTCGTACCAAACCAGGCAAGGGGGGCGAAATCCAGATTACGGATGCGATTGAGTTGATGATTACCGAGGGGCATCCGGTGCATATTCTGGTTCACCATGGAAAGCGCCATGATCTGGGTAACCCGGGCGGTTATATTCGCGCGTGTGTTGATTTCGCGTTGGATGATCCTACCTACGGGCCATCGTTGGATAAGTGGCTGCGTAACCTCTTGGATTCTAGGAAGTAG
- a CDS encoding 5-formyltetrahydrofolate cyclo-ligase — protein MDNPTDISQAKRDLRASTRARRESVSPEQRAARDQMIQAHLVDYLRRHQAETKRETQTDSANAGRSDAPLTVTAFVPMDSEPGGRWLPDVLRAAGFRVILPRVAQKNLEWVPYTGDLERSSWGLMEPTDEKISQPLPEVVDVAIIPAIGLDSAGHRLGQGGGFYDRQLAQGNLNVTRLGIVDQWEFHTHVPHASHDLTVNTVITEHSVFEM, from the coding sequence ATGGACAACCCCACGGACATCTCACAGGCCAAGCGCGACCTGCGCGCCTCCACCCGAGCCCGCCGCGAGAGCGTCAGCCCCGAGCAGCGCGCAGCGCGCGACCAGATGATCCAGGCACATCTGGTTGACTACCTGCGGCGACACCAGGCAGAGACGAAGCGAGAGACGCAGACGGACAGCGCCAACGCAGGACGTTCAGACGCTCCCCTGACGGTCACCGCCTTCGTCCCCATGGACTCCGAGCCCGGTGGCCGCTGGCTGCCTGACGTCCTCCGCGCGGCGGGATTTCGCGTGATTTTGCCCCGTGTGGCCCAGAAAAATCTGGAATGGGTGCCCTACACCGGGGATTTGGAACGCAGTTCCTGGGGATTAATGGAGCCCACTGATGAAAAAATTTCTCAACCCCTCCCAGAGGTAGTTGACGTGGCCATCATCCCAGCTATTGGGCTAGATTCCGCAGGGCACAGGCTTGGCCAGGGTGGAGGTTTCTACGATCGTCAACTTGCACAAGGCAACCTGAATGTAACAAGATTAGGAATTGTTGATCAGTGGGAATTCCATACGCATGTCCCTCATGCCTCGCACGACCTCACTGTGAATACCGTCATCACCGAACACAGCGTGTTCGAAATGTGA
- the mscL gene encoding large conductance mechanosensitive channel protein MscL, with the protein MLKGFKDFILRGNVIELGVAVVMASAFGAVVTSFTEGIIDPLLAAVGGPESIGLGFHLRPGNDATFINLGSIITATITFLITAAVIYFVLILPMNKATELAARRKGIDAEEVSEASEVELLVEIRDLLRAQQGLETDGFRPLDDDQPKAGEQGGKHSI; encoded by the coding sequence ATGCTTAAGGGATTCAAGGACTTCATCCTACGCGGCAACGTGATCGAGCTCGGCGTTGCCGTGGTCATGGCATCCGCATTCGGTGCAGTTGTCACCTCCTTCACCGAAGGCATCATCGACCCACTGCTGGCCGCTGTGGGTGGCCCAGAATCCATCGGTCTTGGCTTCCACCTGCGCCCAGGTAACGACGCCACCTTCATCAACTTGGGCTCCATCATCACCGCCACGATCACCTTCCTGATCACCGCCGCTGTGATCTACTTCGTGCTGATCCTGCCGATGAACAAGGCCACCGAGCTGGCAGCTCGCCGCAAGGGCATCGACGCTGAAGAGGTTTCCGAGGCCAGCGAAGTTGAGTTGCTGGTGGAGATCCGCGACCTGCTGCGTGCCCAGCAGGGCCTGGAGACCGACGGTTTCCGTCCACTGGACGACGACCAGCCTAAGGCTGGCGAGCAGGGCGGCAAGCACTCCATCTAA
- a CDS encoding MogA/MoaB family molybdenum cofactor biosynthesis protein, with protein sequence MENLRANLQESHVDDIPEPDDSLFHTLDAQQRTRSDNQRMLLHAMVVIVTDKQTDETGAGELVAELLAEDDFRVDAVVTVPSRKPAIRQAIQTAVVGGTDLVVTVGGTGHGPRDKTPEATRAELDRKIPGISEALRSSGLAANSLEAGLSRGVSGVAGSTVVVNIASTRSAIRDGMAALGPLVRHVVADMNRSS encoded by the coding sequence ATGGAGAACCTGCGGGCGAACCTGCAGGAGAGCCACGTCGACGACATTCCGGAGCCGGACGATAGTCTGTTTCATACGCTCGACGCCCAGCAGCGCACCCGCTCCGATAATCAGCGGATGTTGCTGCATGCGATGGTCGTGATCGTTACCGACAAACAAACTGACGAAACCGGTGCGGGGGAACTGGTTGCGGAGTTGCTGGCTGAAGATGATTTTCGTGTCGACGCCGTCGTGACGGTTCCCTCCCGCAAACCGGCGATCCGCCAGGCGATCCAAACGGCCGTGGTTGGCGGAACGGACCTGGTGGTGACGGTCGGTGGAACCGGGCATGGGCCCCGCGATAAAACCCCGGAAGCTACCCGTGCGGAGCTGGATCGGAAGATCCCGGGAATCAGTGAAGCGCTGCGTTCCTCCGGCCTGGCGGCGAACTCCCTGGAGGCAGGGCTGTCCCGCGGAGTGTCCGGGGTGGCAGGCTCCACGGTGGTGGTGAACATCGCCAGTACCCGTTCCGCGATCCGTGATGGCATGGCGGCCTTGGGGCCGTTGGTGCGTCACGTGGTGGCGGACATGAATCGGTCCTCCTGA
- a CDS encoding S1C family serine protease, with amino-acid sequence MGSTQRANAQTQSMNLGAEPGYPQGQQAQAAGQHGQPAAPHIQPSQAATKEPKRWSTGALAAMLLAGAVLASGTTAVVLKETGNTSSFSSSNTSLNRTENASHTTPREVADGTVEAVAQKVLPSVVSIRVATPRSEGEGSGSIISNDGLIMTNNHVVDGAERGRSKIEVLTNDGRTLPATVVATDPASDIAVIKADGANDLQPIAIGNSDDVQVGQAVVAVGSPLGLSATVTSGIVSAKNRPVQAAGERGGEGSLIDAIQTDAAINPGNSGGALVNMNGELVGIPSVIASLGSGSSDTAGSIGLGFAIPSNQAQKISRQLIDEGKVTKPVIGAQVNTVSDMAGAEIAQVMSGSPAEKAGVKDGDVVTKVNDRIVESGVGLIAAIRSYNVGDTVTLTLRPKGGGDERTVEVTLAAE; translated from the coding sequence ATGGGCAGCACTCAGCGAGCCAACGCACAGACCCAGAGCATGAACCTGGGTGCCGAGCCTGGCTATCCTCAAGGCCAGCAAGCCCAAGCTGCCGGCCAGCACGGCCAGCCGGCCGCCCCGCACATCCAGCCTTCACAGGCGGCCACCAAGGAACCCAAGCGCTGGTCCACCGGTGCCTTGGCGGCGATGCTGTTGGCAGGCGCGGTGTTGGCGTCGGGAACAACGGCGGTCGTGCTGAAGGAAACGGGGAACACCAGCAGTTTCTCCAGCAGCAACACCAGCCTGAACCGCACGGAAAACGCAAGCCACACCACCCCGCGTGAGGTGGCAGACGGCACGGTCGAGGCCGTGGCGCAGAAGGTGCTGCCGTCGGTGGTGTCCATTCGCGTGGCCACGCCGCGGTCGGAGGGGGAGGGCTCCGGCTCGATCATCAGCAACGACGGCCTCATCATGACCAACAACCACGTGGTGGACGGGGCGGAGCGGGGTCGCTCCAAGATCGAGGTGCTCACCAACGACGGCCGCACCCTCCCGGCGACGGTGGTGGCGACGGACCCGGCGTCGGACATTGCGGTGATTAAGGCAGACGGCGCCAACGATCTGCAGCCCATCGCCATCGGCAACTCCGATGACGTGCAGGTGGGGCAGGCGGTCGTGGCCGTGGGCTCGCCGCTGGGCTTAAGCGCCACGGTGACCAGCGGTATCGTCTCCGCGAAGAATCGCCCCGTGCAGGCCGCGGGTGAGCGCGGCGGCGAGGGTTCCCTGATCGATGCCATTCAGACGGATGCCGCCATCAACCCGGGTAACTCCGGTGGCGCGCTGGTCAACATGAATGGCGAGCTGGTGGGCATCCCGTCGGTCATCGCCAGCCTTGGCTCCGGATCCAGCGATACCGCAGGCTCGATCGGCCTGGGCTTTGCGATTCCGTCGAACCAGGCGCAGAAGATTTCCCGGCAGCTCATCGACGAGGGCAAGGTGACGAAGCCGGTCATCGGTGCCCAGGTCAATACCGTGAGCGACATGGCGGGCGCGGAGATCGCCCAGGTGATGAGCGGCAGCCCGGCCGAGAAGGCCGGCGTGAAAGACGGCGACGTGGTCACCAAGGTCAACGACCGGATTGTGGAAAGTGGTGTGGGCCTGATTGCCGCGATCCGTTCCTACAACGTGGGCGACACGGTGACGCTCACGCTGCGCCCGAAGGGCGGCGGGGACGAGCGGACCGTGGAGGTGACCCTGGCCGCGGAGTAA
- a CDS encoding HAMP domain-containing sensor histidine kinase, which yields MILRRLSDSPDDRGVFSEDDRPSLFQGMSLRGRLTALTAIVVIASIAIITVAAYTSVSTVMYQSQDRSLQTQAHALAEDDSPGSLVRRAEDTAGVFTPSFDEEVNNFKVMVVPGTVTASGIEPSTFYDLVGPGAISVLQGDKPFSFEDFEGERMYTLRQGTGTVIVVSQPTSMVKDPLDSLALVLVLLAITGAVGAIITGVVVASAGVQPINRLRRAVDRVTETGELREIPVHTHDELGALTVSYNRMMNALQSAESKQKNLVADASHELKTPLTSLRTNMELLMQLSKPGAPKLDEEEVRSLEKDVIGQINEMSSLIGDLVDLAREDSGSAEHSSMEEVELDEIFFSVLERIQRRRPDVEFHMHLLPWCMTGDHFSLSRAFTNLMDNAAKWSPHDGVVRVWMEEVPQPLEATAKDQDCARTLEIRIADSGPGIAEADRIHVFDRFYRSIEARSQPGSGLGLAIVKQVIDKHGGMIIADESDDGGALMRVLLPAHPCDSREDPDAPGGGVNGPSCQSTVMRIEKAHRKFQRSKE from the coding sequence GTGATTCTGCGTAGGCTGTCCGACTCCCCGGATGATAGAGGCGTTTTCAGCGAGGATGACCGCCCCTCGCTGTTCCAAGGCATGTCCTTGCGCGGACGATTGACGGCGTTGACCGCAATCGTGGTGATCGCGTCCATCGCAATCATCACGGTGGCTGCCTACACCAGCGTGAGTACCGTGATGTACCAGAGCCAGGATCGCAGTCTGCAAACGCAGGCGCACGCGCTGGCGGAGGACGATTCGCCCGGTAGTCTGGTTCGCCGCGCGGAGGACACCGCTGGCGTTTTCACCCCCAGCTTTGACGAGGAAGTCAATAACTTCAAGGTGATGGTGGTTCCGGGCACCGTCACCGCTTCAGGCATTGAGCCGTCCACATTTTACGATCTTGTGGGTCCAGGGGCCATTTCCGTGCTCCAGGGCGACAAGCCATTTTCCTTCGAGGACTTCGAGGGTGAGCGGATGTACACCCTGCGTCAGGGGACCGGCACGGTGATCGTGGTGTCCCAGCCCACCTCGATGGTGAAGGACCCGCTGGATTCCTTGGCTCTGGTGCTGGTGTTGCTGGCGATCACGGGTGCCGTGGGCGCCATCATCACCGGCGTGGTGGTGGCCTCCGCGGGCGTTCAGCCGATCAACCGCTTGCGGCGAGCCGTGGACCGCGTGACAGAGACCGGTGAGCTGCGGGAGATTCCCGTGCACACCCACGACGAGCTGGGCGCGCTGACCGTGTCCTATAACCGCATGATGAATGCGTTGCAATCTGCGGAAAGCAAGCAGAAAAACCTTGTTGCCGATGCCTCGCATGAGCTCAAAACACCGCTGACTTCCTTGCGGACCAACATGGAATTGCTCATGCAATTGTCGAAACCGGGCGCTCCAAAGCTGGACGAAGAAGAAGTTCGCTCTCTGGAAAAAGATGTGATCGGCCAGATTAATGAAATGAGCTCCCTCATTGGCGATCTGGTGGACCTGGCCCGCGAAGATAGCGGAAGCGCCGAGCATTCCTCAATGGAGGAAGTCGAACTCGACGAGATTTTCTTCTCCGTGTTGGAACGCATTCAACGCCGCCGTCCGGACGTGGAATTCCATATGCATTTGTTGCCGTGGTGCATGACGGGAGATCACTTTTCCTTAAGCCGCGCGTTCACCAATTTGATGGATAACGCCGCAAAATGGAGCCCACACGATGGCGTGGTGCGGGTGTGGATGGAAGAAGTGCCGCAACCACTCGAGGCTACCGCTAAGGATCAAGACTGCGCCCGAACACTGGAAATCCGCATCGCGGACTCGGGTCCTGGCATTGCCGAGGCAGATCGCATCCACGTCTTTGACCGCTTCTACCGCTCCATCGAAGCGCGCTCCCAACCCGGTTCCGGCCTGGGCCTGGCCATCGTGAAGCAAGTCATCGATAAGCACGGGGGAATGATTATCGCTGACGAGTCGGATGACGGCGGCGCCCTGATGCGCGTATTGTTGCCAGCGCACCCCTGTGACTCCCGCGAGGACCCGGATGCTCCGGGGGGGGGGGTAAATGGTCCAAGCTGTCAATCTACCGTTATGAGGATTGAGAAAGCTCACAGGAAATTTCAAAGAAGTAAAGAATGA
- a CDS encoding response regulator transcription factor has protein sequence MKILVVDDDQAVRDSLRRSLSFNGYDVVLATDGEEALAMIEEEHPDLAILDVMMPKLDGLQVCRELRSDGDDLPILLLTARDAVSERVAGLDAGADDYLPKPFALEELLARTRSLIRRSSRVHEAVKTRGPLEFADLVLNPETRDVRRGGRSISLTRTEFALLELLLLHPNKVMSRTTILEEVWGYDFPTSGNALEVYIGYLRRKTERDGEPRLIHTVRGVGYVLRETP, from the coding sequence ATGAAAATACTTGTTGTTGATGACGATCAGGCGGTACGCGACTCTCTTCGCCGGTCGCTCAGCTTTAATGGTTATGACGTGGTGCTGGCCACGGATGGTGAAGAGGCTCTGGCCATGATCGAGGAAGAGCATCCTGACCTCGCCATCTTGGATGTGATGATGCCGAAGCTGGATGGGCTTCAGGTCTGCCGCGAGCTGCGTAGTGATGGTGATGATCTCCCTATTTTATTGTTGACTGCCCGCGACGCCGTGTCCGAACGCGTGGCCGGCCTGGACGCCGGAGCTGACGATTATCTTCCTAAACCGTTTGCGTTAGAGGAACTGCTTGCGCGTACCCGTTCATTAATCCGACGCTCTTCTCGTGTCCATGAGGCGGTCAAAACTCGAGGGCCTTTGGAGTTCGCCGATTTGGTGTTGAACCCGGAGACCCGCGATGTTCGTCGTGGCGGCCGCTCGATTAGCCTCACTCGCACGGAGTTCGCTTTGTTGGAGCTGCTGTTGCTGCATCCCAATAAGGTGATGTCCCGTACAACCATTTTGGAAGAGGTGTGGGGCTACGATTTCCCTACCTCCGGCAACGCGCTGGAGGTGTACATCGGTTACCTGCGTCGTAAGACGGAACGGGATGGCGAGCCACGCCTGATCCATACTGTCCGTGGCGTGGGTTATGTCCTGCGGGAAACGCCGTGA
- the rpmF gene encoding 50S ribosomal protein L32, with the protein MAVPKRRMSRANTHSRRSQWKSDNVALQNVKINGQDVQIPRRLVKAAQLGLVELD; encoded by the coding sequence ATGGCAGTTCCAAAGCGTCGCATGTCCCGTGCGAACACCCACTCCCGTCGTTCCCAGTGGAAGTCCGACAACGTTGCTCTGCAGAATGTAAAGATCAACGGCCAGGACGTTCAGATCCCACGTCGTCTGGTGAAGGCCGCACAGCTCGGCCTTGTTGAGCTGGATTAA
- a CDS encoding type B 50S ribosomal protein L31: MKKDIHPDYHYVVFKDASTGHQFLTRSTATSDRTVEWEDGKEYPLIVVDVTSESHPFWTGAQRVMDTAGRVEKFQRRYGNLARRKR; the protein is encoded by the coding sequence ATGAAGAAGGATATCCACCCGGATTACCACTACGTCGTCTTCAAGGACGCCAGCACTGGTCACCAGTTCCTGACCCGTTCTACCGCTACCTCTGACCGCACTGTTGAGTGGGAAGACGGCAAGGAGTACCCACTGATCGTGGTGGACGTCACCAGCGAGTCCCACCCATTCTGGACCGGCGCTCAGCGTGTGATGGACACCGCAGGTCGCGTGGAGAAGTTCCAGCGTCGTTACGGAAACCTGGCGCGTCGTAAGCGCTAA
- the rpmB gene encoding 50S ribosomal protein L28, with amino-acid sequence MSAYCQVTGRKPGFGKTVSHSHRRTSRRWNPNIQRRSFYLPSEGRTITLNVSTKGLKTIDRDGIESVVAKIRARGEKI; translated from the coding sequence ATGTCGGCATATTGCCAGGTCACGGGACGCAAGCCAGGTTTTGGCAAGACTGTGTCTCACTCGCACCGCCGCACGAGCCGTCGCTGGAACCCTAATATCCAGCGTCGTTCGTTCTACCTGCCTTCCGAGGGACGCACGATCACCTTGAACGTGTCCACGAAGGGCCTGAAGACCATCGACCGTGATGGCATCGAATCCGTCGTTGCCAAGATCCGAGCCCGTGGGGAGAAGATCTAA
- the rpmG gene encoding 50S ribosomal protein L33: MARNDIRPIIKLKSTAGTGYTYVTRKNKRNNPDRMTLKKYDPIARKHVEFREER; encoded by the coding sequence ATGGCACGTAACGATATTCGCCCAATTATCAAGCTGAAGTCTACGGCTGGCACCGGTTACACCTACGTCACCCGTAAGAACAAGCGCAATAACCCGGACCGTATGACCCTGAAGAAGTACGATCCGATTGCCCGCAAGCACGTCGAATTCCGCGAGGAGCGATAA
- the rpsN gene encoding 30S ribosomal protein S14, translating into MAKKSMIAKNEQRKEIVARYAERRAELKKIIKNPNTSDEDRMEAQWELNRQPRNASPVRVRNRDAADGRPRGYLRKFGLSRVRVRQMAHRGELPGVRKSSW; encoded by the coding sequence ATGGCTAAGAAGTCCATGATCGCTAAGAACGAGCAGCGCAAGGAAATTGTCGCCCGTTACGCGGAGCGTCGCGCTGAGCTCAAGAAGATCATCAAGAACCCGAACACCTCCGACGAGGACCGCATGGAGGCACAGTGGGAGCTGAACCGTCAGCCTCGCAACGCTTCCCCAGTCCGCGTTCGTAACCGTGACGCTGCCGATGGCCGCCCACGCGGTTACCTGCGTAAGTTCGGTCTATCCCGCGTTCGCGTCCGTCAGATGGCTCACCGTGGTGAGCTGCCGGGCGTCCGCAAGTCCAGCTGGTAA
- the rpsR gene encoding 30S ribosomal protein S18, with protein sequence MKRTNIKKARIEQSRRPKKNPLKAEGIETVDYKNYALLRKFISDRGKIRSRRVTGLTPKQQREVATAIKNAREMALLPFHSR encoded by the coding sequence ATGAAGCGCACCAACATCAAGAAGGCGCGGATCGAGCAGTCCCGTCGCCCCAAGAAGAACCCTCTCAAGGCCGAAGGCATTGAGACGGTTGACTACAAGAACTACGCTCTGCTGCGTAAGTTCATCTCCGACCGCGGCAAGATCCGTTCCCGCCGCGTCACCGGTCTCACCCCAAAGCAGCAGCGTGAGGTTGCTACCGCAATCAAGAACGCACGTGAGATGGCTCTGCTGCCATTCCACAGCCGCTGA
- a CDS encoding RDD family protein: MTTPNGSTPSNPYGDFSDSSPQYPNGAQNQDGAQSPDGGQYSSYGSFGAFPQGNEDPAMAPQYAGLGIRFLSQLVDGLISMVIMAICFAAIGLKPFMDWMDKLALAQEIEDRTGIQQQIPELSLTPFYIAGILSTLIWFAYRVFMEHQWGGSLGRMATSTRVQDQASGTNPSLRSSAIRNSWILGAMVIGWIPLVGTWLVFAIYIVIAVTISKSTAGQSFTDQWAHTQVVRK, encoded by the coding sequence ATGACCACCCCGAATGGCTCCACGCCATCCAATCCCTACGGAGATTTTTCCGACTCCTCCCCGCAGTACCCGAATGGGGCACAAAACCAAGACGGAGCACAGTCCCCTGATGGTGGGCAGTACTCCTCCTACGGTTCCTTCGGTGCCTTCCCCCAAGGCAATGAAGATCCAGCCATGGCCCCTCAATACGCCGGCCTAGGCATCCGTTTCCTCAGCCAACTTGTTGATGGCCTGATCAGCATGGTCATCATGGCTATCTGCTTTGCAGCCATCGGCCTTAAGCCATTCATGGACTGGATGGACAAGTTGGCGCTTGCTCAAGAGATCGAAGATCGCACGGGCATCCAGCAGCAAATCCCGGAGCTGTCTCTCACCCCCTTTTACATCGCCGGCATTCTCTCCACCCTCATCTGGTTCGCCTACCGTGTGTTCATGGAGCACCAGTGGGGCGGCTCGCTGGGCCGCATGGCGACAAGCACTCGTGTTCAAGACCAGGCCTCTGGAACCAACCCATCCCTGCGGTCCTCCGCCATCCGTAACTCCTGGATCCTGGGAGCTATGGTGATTGGCTGGATCCCCCTCGTGGGAACCTGGCTGGTCTTTGCGATCTATATCGTTATTGCAGTGACCATCAGCAAGTCCACGGCCGGCCAGTCCTTCACTGATCAGTGGGCTCACACCCAGGTGGTGCGCAAGTAG